Genomic segment of Candidatus Methylarchaceae archaeon HK02M2:
TGAATAAAAAGATGTTTTGTGGAAGGACTATCAATGGTTTGAGATGTGGTTACATTGAAAAAAACATCCATAAGCGTAAGTTATTTCTCGGTCCATCACCACTCATCGAAAAACTAACAAAAGCAGAGAGCCTAGGATGGAAGGTAACTTTTAAAACTGCAAAAGTTGGAAGACGTGGCGAATTCTTTTATTATATTTATTTGCTTTGTCCAGAATGTGCAAGGATGTAGCAAAATATGTTAACATTAATATCCTTGAGCTAATATATGATATCTAACATGAGCGAGGAAGATTTAGAGCTGGAATCTCTAGGGGGCGTAGGACCAGTTACAAAGCAGAAGCTTATCTCTGCTGGTATATACAATATACTTGACTTAGCATCTAGAGGGCCATCTGATATTGCAGATACAATGAACATCGATCGTAATAAAGCTACAGAACTTTGTAATAAGGCAAGGAACAAACTTATCGAGTTAGGAAGGCTAGAGAAAGAGTTCATATCTGCAAGCGAACTTTATAAAAAGCGCCAAGCCATAGATAGGATACACATTGGCTCAAAGAACCTAGACGATCTATTAGCTGGAGGGATAGAGACTCAAGCTATTACAGAATTCTATGGTGAATATGGTTCAGGTAAGACTCAAATCTGTCATAGCTTATGTGTGGCAGTACAGTTACCGAAAGAGCAAGGTGGGTTATATGCTGGCGCTATTTATCTAGACACTGAAAATACTTTCAGACCTGAAAGGATAGTGGAAATCTCTGAAGCATATAACCTAAATCCTGATAATGTCTTAAGTAA
This window contains:
- the radA gene encoding DNA repair and recombination protein RadA — its product is MSEEDLELESLGGVGPVTKQKLISAGIYNILDLASRGPSDIADTMNIDRNKATELCNKARNKLIELGRLEKEFISASELYKKRQAIDRIHIGSKNLDDLLAGGIETQAITEFYGEYGSGKTQICHSLCVAVQLPKEQGGLYAGAIYLDTENTFRPERIVEISEAYNLNPDNVLSNIIVAKAYNSAHQEFILNEVGRLIEKENISLLIVDSAVAHYRAEFLGRGTLAERQQKLNRFMHQLLRIAEIYNVAVVATNQVQSAPDVFFGDPSRPTGGHVVAHTSTYRVYLRKAGKNRIARMVDSPSHPEREAVFILNEKGVDDPPENTRSKRSK